Proteins from one bacterium HR17 genomic window:
- the potH gene encoding Putrescine transport system permease protein PotH gives MWRPRRVDYPPAALALAAALWLAFGAFLFYPIAFMLKGAVISDGTFTLAFFALLLRDPTLADALKGSFGLALTSTALTLLLAVPIAFAMVRYRLPLKNGLNLLLVVPMVSPPFVSAVAVRQLLARYGPLNQLLIALGLVDPLNPPSWLDRPFWGIVVLQVLHFLPIAYLNAVAALARVDRSLEDAAKSLGSSGWHLFRTVTLPLMMPGLFAAASLVFILAFTDLGTPLIFNYQRVVAVRIFHMVETALENPSGYALVLTVMALSVLVFLLGKWWAERWQVQTLPRGPADSHETALPPLTAGVISGAILFVTLLALLPQIAVVLNAFADRWFMTVLPDRWTLRHFANLLVHPLTLTSIRNSLLYSTASALLDIGLGLAIAYLVVRRKAPLPNWLDSTAMLSLAVPGIVVAFGYVGAFANTPLDPRVNPVPLLVIAYAVRRLPYMVRACYAGLQQASEALEEAAQNLGASPLRAFVQVTLPQIVPHLVAGAVMAFAFAMLEVSDSLILAFEQGYFPITKAIYALSNRLEGGAQMASAMGVLGMVILAAALSLSMRLMGRHLGEVFRV, from the coding sequence ATGTGGCGTCCCCGACGCGTTGACTACCCGCCCGCCGCGTTGGCGCTGGCAGCGGCGTTGTGGCTAGCGTTTGGGGCTTTCCTGTTTTACCCCATCGCCTTTATGCTCAAGGGCGCGGTCATCAGTGACGGCACTTTCACGCTGGCGTTTTTTGCCTTATTGTTGCGCGACCCGACTTTAGCGGATGCGCTCAAAGGAAGTTTCGGGCTGGCGCTGACTTCCACCGCGCTGACGCTGCTTTTAGCGGTGCCCATCGCCTTTGCGATGGTGCGCTACCGTTTGCCCCTCAAAAATGGGCTGAACTTGCTCCTTGTGGTGCCGATGGTTTCGCCGCCCTTCGTCAGCGCCGTCGCTGTGCGGCAACTGTTAGCCCGTTACGGTCCGCTCAATCAGTTGCTCATCGCCCTCGGATTAGTTGACCCCCTCAACCCGCCGTCGTGGTTGGACCGACCCTTTTGGGGCATCGTCGTCCTGCAGGTGTTGCATTTTTTGCCCATCGCCTACCTGAACGCCGTCGCCGCCCTCGCGCGTGTAGACCGTTCGCTGGAAGACGCCGCCAAATCGCTGGGGTCGTCGGGGTGGCATCTCTTTCGCACCGTCACGCTCCCGCTCATGATGCCGGGTCTGTTTGCGGCAGCGAGCCTTGTGTTCATCCTCGCCTTCACCGACTTGGGCACACCCCTCATCTTCAACTACCAACGCGTCGTCGCCGTCCGCATCTTCCACATGGTGGAAACAGCCCTGGAAAACCCATCGGGTTACGCGCTGGTGCTAACTGTCATGGCGCTGAGCGTGTTGGTGTTTTTGCTCGGCAAATGGTGGGCAGAACGCTGGCAAGTCCAAACCCTTCCACGCGGTCCTGCCGACAGTCACGAAACGGCGTTGCCGCCCTTGACAGCGGGGGTGATTAGCGGCGCCATTTTGTTCGTAACTCTCCTCGCCCTCCTGCCCCAAATCGCCGTCGTGCTCAACGCTTTCGCCGACCGTTGGTTCATGACAGTGCTGCCCGACCGTTGGACGCTACGGCACTTCGCTAACTTGCTGGTGCACCCACTGACCTTGACCAGCATCCGCAACAGTTTGCTTTACAGCACTGCCAGCGCCTTGTTGGACATTGGGTTGGGTTTGGCGATTGCCTACTTGGTCGTGCGGCGCAAGGCGCCGTTGCCCAACTGGTTGGACAGCACGGCGATGTTGTCGTTAGCGGTGCCGGGCATCGTGGTCGCTTTCGGCTATGTCGGCGCTTTCGCCAACACGCCCCTTGACCCGCGCGTCAATCCTGTCCCGTTGCTCGTCATTGCCTACGCCGTTCGGCGTTTGCCTTACATGGTGCGGGCTTGTTACGCGGGGTTACAACAAGCCAGCGAAGCGTTAGAAGAGGCGGCACAAAACTTAGGTGCGTCGCCATTGCGTGCCTTCGTGCAAGTGACGCTGCCGCAGATCGTCCCCCACTTGGTCGCAGGTGCCGTTATGGCGTTCGCCTTCGCGATGCTGGAGGTCTCCGACAGCCTTATCCTCGCCTTTGAACAAGGCTACTTCCCTATCACGAAGGCGATTTACGCGCTGTCCAATCGGCTGGAAGGCGGGGCGCAAATGGCGTCGGCGATGGGTGTCTTGGGCATGGTCATCTTGGCGGCGGCTTTGAGCCTCTCCATGCGCCTAATGGGACGGCACTTGGGCGAAGTTTTTCGGGTGTGA
- the potA gene encoding Spermidine/putrescine import ATP-binding protein PotA, whose translation MVSVRLEGVVKWLGKTLVLRCVDLTVDAGKFFFVLGPSGCGKTTLLRVVAGFLVPDEGRVFFGDRDVTTVPPHKRNAAMVFQHYALFPHMTVYDNVAYGLRLRKLPRDEIDRRVRDVLRLVRLEGLEHRYPSQLSGGQQQRVALARAIAVHPDVLLLDEPLSNLDAKLRAEMRGELKALQRQLGVTAIYVTHDQKEALAMADCMAVMKDGAILQVGTPTDLYRYPASRFVAEFLGDANIWDGRIVAVHPDGVEVETPFGRVRCQRPEFSVQVGDGVWVMVRPEAVQVTTDETGAAENAFAARVVQATYLGEAMELVLRVRDAKVKALHFRPDGGLPDEVRLRFAATDLRLLPRDDVASPTR comes from the coding sequence ATGGTGTCCGTCCGTCTGGAGGGCGTCGTCAAGTGGTTGGGCAAAACGCTTGTCTTGCGCTGCGTGGATTTAACCGTCGACGCGGGCAAGTTTTTCTTCGTCCTCGGTCCCTCTGGCTGCGGCAAGACGACCTTGCTGCGGGTGGTCGCGGGTTTTCTGGTGCCCGATGAAGGGCGCGTCTTCTTTGGCGACCGCGATGTGACAACTGTCCCTCCCCACAAACGCAACGCGGCGATGGTCTTTCAGCACTACGCTTTGTTCCCGCACATGACGGTTTACGACAATGTGGCTTATGGCTTGCGGTTACGCAAATTGCCCCGGGACGAAATTGACCGCCGCGTCCGCGATGTGTTGCGGTTGGTGCGCTTGGAAGGGTTGGAGCACCGCTACCCCTCGCAACTTTCCGGCGGGCAGCAGCAGCGGGTCGCCTTAGCCCGCGCCATCGCCGTCCACCCCGATGTTTTGCTGCTGGACGAACCGCTGTCCAACTTGGACGCCAAACTGCGAGCGGAAATGCGGGGCGAACTGAAAGCGTTGCAACGGCAATTGGGCGTGACCGCGATTTATGTCACCCACGACCAAAAGGAAGCCTTGGCGATGGCAGACTGCATGGCGGTCATGAAGGACGGTGCGATTTTGCAGGTCGGCACACCGACGGACCTTTACCGCTACCCTGCATCGCGGTTTGTCGCCGAGTTTTTGGGGGACGCCAACATTTGGGACGGGCGCATCGTTGCCGTCCATCCCGATGGCGTTGAAGTGGAAACGCCCTTCGGCAGGGTGCGCTGCCAACGCCCTGAGTTTTCGGTGCAGGTCGGCGACGGCGTGTGGGTCATGGTGCGCCCTGAAGCCGTTCAGGTGACGACCGACGAAACGGGCGCGGCGGAAAACGCTTTCGCAGCGCGAGTCGTTCAAGCCACCTACTTGGGTGAAGCGATGGAGTTAGTGCTGCGGGTGCGCGATGCGAAAGTCAAAGCGCTTCACTTTCGTCCTGACGGAGGGTTGCCCGATGAAGTCCGTCTCCGATTTGCCGCCACCGACCTCCGCCTCCTCCCCCGCGACGATGTGGCGTCCCCGACGCGTTGA
- the nuoM_1 gene encoding NADH-quinone oxidoreductase subunit M translates to MGSEAAHLFDTLAIPLILLVLLGGVALAAVTRADMPDRVRGVAFAATFIAFLVGVAMFVRFNWHTEAWQFTAEFPWIPSLGARLSFGVDGISMPLLLLTLLLGPLCVLVSVSEIQERVKEFHICLLLIMAALVGVFTARDLLLFYACWEVMLVPMFLLIAVWGSGNRVYAATKFLLYTLLGGLLMFVAVLVVALQVAQAEGRLSFRLDDLLFYRLPVAWQLWLFAAFAFAFAIKVPMFPFHTWLPDAHTEAPTAGSVILAGVLLKMGSYGFLRFCLPLFPDATQAVAPVMVGLSIVAILYGALMSWVQTDIKRLIAYSSVAHMGFITLGIFTFHPTAVMGSVLQMVNHGLSTGMLFMLVGMLYERRHTRLMSAYGGIAKVMPAYAAFFLIALLSSVGLPGLNGFVGEFLILAGTFQVHWYWAATAAFGVVLAAVYLLWLWRNVFHGPITKDENRWLPDLNFREKWVVLVPVTVLLFAIGVYPRWLLKPMEPSVLAALQSVKGAAVTERPLIGGRPLATAQRNR, encoded by the coding sequence ATGGGTTCGGAAGCGGCACATCTCTTTGACACGCTCGCCATCCCGCTGATTTTGCTGGTGCTACTGGGGGGCGTGGCGCTCGCCGCCGTCACGCGCGCAGACATGCCTGACCGTGTGCGGGGCGTCGCGTTCGCGGCGACCTTCATCGCTTTTCTCGTCGGTGTGGCGATGTTTGTGCGGTTCAATTGGCACACCGAAGCGTGGCAGTTCACGGCGGAGTTCCCTTGGATTCCGTCCCTCGGTGCGCGCTTATCGTTCGGCGTGGATGGCATCAGCATGCCCTTGCTGTTGCTGACGCTGCTGCTTGGTCCGCTGTGCGTGTTAGTGTCCGTCAGCGAGATTCAGGAGCGGGTGAAGGAGTTTCACATCTGCTTGCTACTCATCATGGCGGCATTGGTCGGCGTGTTCACCGCCCGCGACCTGCTGCTGTTCTACGCCTGCTGGGAAGTCATGTTAGTGCCGATGTTTTTGCTGATTGCGGTGTGGGGCAGCGGCAACCGCGTGTATGCGGCGACCAAGTTTTTGCTTTACACGCTGCTGGGCGGATTGTTGATGTTCGTCGCCGTCTTGGTCGTGGCGCTGCAGGTCGCTCAAGCGGAAGGACGGCTGTCCTTTCGGTTGGACGATTTGCTGTTCTACCGTTTACCCGTCGCATGGCAGTTGTGGCTGTTTGCGGCGTTTGCCTTTGCCTTCGCCATCAAAGTGCCGATGTTTCCGTTCCACACTTGGCTGCCCGATGCCCACACGGAAGCGCCGACGGCAGGCAGCGTCATTTTGGCGGGCGTGCTGCTGAAGATGGGCAGTTACGGCTTTTTGCGCTTTTGCCTGCCGCTGTTTCCCGATGCGACCCAAGCGGTGGCGCCCGTCATGGTGGGGCTGTCCATCGTCGCCATCCTTTATGGGGCGCTGATGTCATGGGTGCAGACGGACATCAAACGGCTCATCGCCTATTCGTCCGTCGCCCACATGGGCTTCATCACGCTGGGCATCTTCACCTTTCACCCGACGGCGGTCATGGGCAGCGTCTTGCAAATGGTCAATCACGGGTTAAGCACAGGGATGCTTTTCATGCTCGTCGGGATGCTTTACGAGCGACGGCACACGCGATTGATGAGCGCATACGGCGGCATCGCCAAGGTCATGCCCGCTTACGCGGCGTTTTTCCTGATCGCGCTGTTATCGTCGGTCGGGTTGCCCGGGCTCAACGGGTTCGTCGGCGAGTTTTTGATTTTAGCGGGCACTTTCCAAGTGCACTGGTATTGGGCGGCAACCGCCGCTTTCGGCGTCGTGTTGGCGGCAGTTTACTTGCTGTGGCTGTGGCGCAATGTCTTTCACGGTCCCATCACGAAGGACGAAAATCGTTGGCTGCCCGATTTGAACTTCCGTGAAAAGTGGGTCGTGTTGGTGCCCGTGACGGTGTTGCTGTTTGCCATCGGGGTCTACCCCCGCTGGCTGCTCAAGCCGATGGAACCTTCCGTGCTCGCTGCCCTTCAATCCGTGAAGGGCGCGGCGGTGACCGAGCGACCGCTTATCGGCGGGCGTCCGCTGGCGACAGCACAACGCAATCGCTGA
- the trxB_2 gene encoding Thioredoxin reductase translates to MAEAEKVIIIGSGPAGLTAGIYAARAMLNPLLIAGSAMGGQLMTTTEVENFPGFPEGILGPELMQRMVEQAQKFGTRILYEDAVRVNLREHPFEVETSAGNHFRCLALIVATGASPRRLGLPSEEKFFGRGVSTCATCDGWFYRDKVVCVVGGGDSAMEEALYLTHHATKVYVIHRRDQLRASKIMQERAFRNPKIEFVWNSVVTEILGDATVTGVRLKNVQTGEESVLPVDGVFLAIGHEPNTKLFEGQLELDERGYIVVDRYQRTNVPGVFAAGDCHDHTFRQAVTAAGFGCAAAIMAERWLGELEDKGYEALKASYAFAPAK, encoded by the coding sequence ATGGCGGAAGCGGAGAAGGTCATCATCATCGGCTCCGGTCCCGCTGGACTGACGGCGGGCATTTACGCGGCGCGGGCGATGCTCAACCCGCTGCTGATTGCCGGAAGCGCGATGGGTGGGCAACTGATGACGACGACCGAGGTGGAAAACTTCCCCGGCTTCCCTGAGGGCATTTTGGGTCCGGAACTGATGCAGCGGATGGTGGAGCAAGCGCAAAAGTTTGGCACTCGCATCCTTTACGAAGACGCCGTGCGCGTAAACTTGCGGGAACACCCCTTTGAGGTAGAGACGAGTGCCGGCAATCATTTCCGTTGCTTGGCGCTCATCGTTGCGACGGGCGCTTCGCCCCGCCGGTTGGGGTTGCCGAGCGAGGAGAAGTTTTTCGGGCGAGGCGTGTCCACTTGCGCCACTTGCGACGGCTGGTTTTACCGCGACAAGGTCGTATGCGTCGTCGGCGGCGGCGACAGCGCCATGGAAGAGGCTCTCTACTTGACCCACCACGCGACGAAGGTGTATGTCATCCACCGGCGCGACCAGTTGCGGGCGAGCAAAATCATGCAGGAACGGGCGTTCCGCAACCCCAAAATTGAGTTCGTCTGGAACAGCGTCGTCACCGAAATTCTGGGCGACGCGACGGTCACGGGCGTGCGGCTCAAAAATGTCCAGACGGGCGAGGAAAGCGTTTTGCCCGTTGACGGCGTGTTCCTTGCTATCGGGCACGAACCCAACACGAAACTGTTTGAAGGGCAGTTGGAGTTGGACGAACGAGGCTACATCGTCGTAGACCGCTATCAACGCACCAATGTGCCGGGCGTGTTTGCAGCGGGTGATTGTCACGACCACACCTTCCGTCAAGCCGTGACGGCGGCGGGGTTCGGTTGCGCCGCCGCCATCATGGCGGAACGATGGCTCGGCGAGTTGGAGGACAAAGGCTACGAAGCCTTGAAAGCCAGTTACGCCTTCGCCCCCGCTAAATGA
- a CDS encoding PE-PGRS family protein PE_PGRS18, translated as MGGIGLSLLLSGLLMVTPNAWRDWVWVTSRQGLVTVISPATRSIIGQFSVGANLHRAALTPNGRYFLVAVEGEDACAVLDAQTPRLIAKLPVGRAPGNIAVTPDSRFAFVTNTQSASVSVVDVNRLTVVGEIAVGQTPRIPTVSPNGKWLVVACEGNDAVSLVDIAARTEVQRVSVGKSPYDTLMAPDGRRVFTNCRGADEVVAVALPDGKVVGRAPVGKRPWLLAWADGKVICTNFDSHDVTVLAADALQPLATVKVGVNPRMPVVAPDGKRVYVLNAGSDDVTVIDAQKLQAIGRIQTGKRPHRGCVSRDGRWLVVGNQEDGTVSIVDTQTLQVVATLPVGTGVMAVECHASP; from the coding sequence GTGGGCGGCATCGGGCTCAGCCTGCTGCTGAGCGGATTGCTTATGGTAACCCCCAACGCGTGGCGCGATTGGGTTTGGGTAACTAGCCGGCAGGGTTTGGTGACCGTCATTAGCCCCGCAACGCGCTCCATCATCGGGCAATTCTCCGTCGGGGCAAATTTGCACCGCGCCGCGTTGACCCCGAATGGGCGCTATTTTCTCGTGGCGGTCGAGGGCGAAGACGCGTGCGCCGTCTTAGACGCTCAAACGCCCCGCCTCATCGCCAAACTGCCTGTCGGGCGCGCTCCAGGCAATATCGCCGTCACCCCCGACAGCCGCTTCGCCTTCGTCACCAACACCCAGAGCGCGTCTGTCTCCGTCGTGGATGTGAACCGCTTAACCGTCGTCGGTGAAATTGCGGTCGGGCAAACACCCCGCATCCCCACCGTGTCGCCGAACGGCAAATGGCTGGTCGTCGCTTGCGAAGGCAACGATGCCGTCAGCCTTGTGGACATCGCCGCCCGCACTGAGGTCCAGCGCGTCAGCGTGGGCAAATCGCCTTACGACACCCTCATGGCGCCCGACGGGCGACGCGTTTTCACCAATTGTCGCGGTGCCGACGAAGTGGTGGCGGTGGCGCTGCCTGACGGCAAGGTTGTCGGTCGCGCTCCGGTCGGCAAGCGCCCTTGGCTGCTGGCGTGGGCGGACGGCAAAGTAATTTGCACCAACTTTGACAGCCATGATGTTACCGTCTTGGCGGCGGACGCTCTACAACCGCTGGCGACGGTGAAAGTCGGTGTAAACCCCCGCATGCCCGTCGTGGCACCTGACGGCAAACGCGTCTATGTCCTGAACGCTGGTAGCGATGATGTGACGGTCATTGATGCCCAAAAGTTGCAAGCCATCGGGAGAATCCAAACGGGCAAACGCCCGCACCGAGGGTGCGTCAGCCGCGACGGGCGGTGGCTCGTCGTCGGCAATCAAGAGGATGGCACCGTCAGTATCGTGGACACGCAAACGCTGCAAGTCGTGGCGACATTGCCTGTCGGGACGGGCGTGATGGCGGTGGAATGTCACGCGTCACCCTGA
- the arsA gene encoding Arsenical pump-driving ATPase: MRVLLYTGKGGVGKTSVSAATALRCADLGYRTLVMSTDPAHSLADAFALPIGSAPTPLADNLFGLEIDPFREIEANWATVKDYLVTLFASQGVGDIVAEELSILPGMDELFSLLKIRQFYEQRAYDVIVVDCAPTGATLRLLHFPEMIGWYMRRLFHVERKIVGTIRRFRDELFSVPLPGDEVYETVERLYQRVSEMKAVLADPEVTSVRLVLNPEKMVIEETRRAYTYLNLFGFVCDAVVANKVLPDEVTDRYFAQWKASQQRYLDEVEASFGDLPIFKVRLYEREVVGVDALRRMANDLFGDRDPTERFAAVEPFRIQKRGDDYWLEMRLPFAQKGEIQLWRKGDELIVRVSAIKRHLVLPHVLAKRQVRDAKLDGAWLKVRFTDEASG; this comes from the coding sequence ATGCGGGTTCTGCTTTACACGGGCAAAGGGGGCGTGGGCAAGACCAGCGTATCGGCAGCAACGGCGTTGCGGTGCGCCGATTTGGGCTATCGGACGCTGGTGATGAGCACTGACCCCGCCCATTCGCTGGCGGACGCCTTCGCGTTGCCCATCGGCAGCGCACCGACGCCGTTGGCAGACAACTTGTTCGGCTTGGAAATTGACCCGTTCCGTGAGATTGAAGCCAACTGGGCGACGGTCAAAGACTACCTCGTGACGCTGTTTGCGTCGCAGGGTGTCGGCGACATCGTCGCCGAGGAGTTGTCCATTTTGCCCGGCATGGACGAACTCTTCAGTCTGCTGAAAATCCGCCAGTTTTACGAGCAACGGGCTTACGATGTCATCGTCGTGGACTGCGCCCCGACAGGGGCGACCCTGCGGCTGCTGCATTTCCCTGAGATGATCGGCTGGTATATGCGCCGGCTGTTCCATGTGGAGCGCAAAATCGTCGGGACCATTCGGCGCTTTCGGGACGAACTGTTTTCCGTGCCGCTGCCGGGCGACGAGGTTTACGAGACGGTGGAGCGGCTTTACCAGCGGGTCAGCGAGATGAAGGCGGTGCTGGCAGACCCCGAGGTCACCTCCGTTCGCCTCGTCCTCAACCCCGAAAAGATGGTCATTGAGGAGACCCGGCGCGCCTACACTTACCTGAACCTGTTTGGATTCGTGTGCGATGCCGTCGTCGCCAATAAGGTGCTGCCCGACGAAGTGACCGACCGTTACTTTGCCCAGTGGAAAGCGTCACAGCAGCGGTATTTGGATGAAGTGGAAGCGTCGTTCGGTGACTTGCCCATCTTCAAGGTGCGGCTTTATGAACGGGAAGTCGTCGGCGTAGACGCGCTGCGGCGGATGGCGAACGACCTTTTCGGCGACCGCGACCCGACGGAGCGGTTTGCGGCTGTTGAACCCTTCCGAATCCAAAAGCGGGGCGATGATTACTGGCTGGAGATGCGGTTGCCCTTCGCGCAAAAAGGCGAAATTCAACTATGGCGCAAAGGCGATGAACTTATCGTGCGGGTCAGCGCCATCAAGCGCCACTTGGTGTTGCCCCATGTTTTGGCGAAGCGGCAGGTGCGTGACGCCAAGTTGGACGGTGCATGGCTTAAAGTGCGGTTCACCGACGAGGCGTCAGGGTGA
- the kstR2 gene encoding HTH-type transcriptional repressor KstR2: MAEATKVTATKARRRLQPDMRQEQILQTAMRLFADKGYDRTTIDDIADACGVAPGLIYHYFDSKAELLRKAMERYGFLETLRDILHRPKSVRLEPTLTEIAEAFWTMLQEKREAVLTMRGEMHRDPETAQALGTVAKEGLRLFCGYLRRRQRAGEVRPDADVEVAGRVFFSALMDFFVTQHRLSPPLKKLPPKRFISGLVRLIVHGLKPSP, encoded by the coding sequence TTGGCGGAAGCGACGAAAGTGACGGCGACAAAGGCGCGGCGACGGTTACAACCCGACATGCGGCAGGAGCAAATCCTGCAGACGGCGATGCGGTTGTTCGCCGATAAGGGCTACGACCGCACGACTATTGACGACATCGCTGACGCCTGCGGGGTCGCGCCGGGTCTGATTTACCACTACTTTGACAGCAAGGCTGAGTTGCTCCGCAAGGCGATGGAGCGTTACGGGTTCTTAGAGACGCTTCGGGACATTTTGCACCGTCCCAAATCCGTCCGTCTGGAGCCGACGCTCACCGAGATCGCCGAGGCGTTTTGGACGATGCTGCAAGAGAAGCGCGAAGCCGTCCTGACGATGCGTGGGGAAATGCACCGCGACCCAGAGACCGCCCAAGCCCTTGGCACTGTCGCCAAGGAAGGCTTACGCCTCTTTTGCGGCTACCTACGCCGACGGCAGCGGGCAGGAGAAGTGCGCCCTGACGCCGATGTGGAGGTGGCGGGGCGGGTGTTTTTCAGCGCCTTAATGGACTTTTTTGTCACTCAACATCGCCTCTCGCCACCCCTGAAAAAGTTGCCGCCCAAACGCTTCATCAGCGGTTTGGTCCGCTTGATAGTGCACGGCTTGAAACCTTCCCCGTAG
- the tolC gene encoding Outer membrane protein TolC: protein MRSRRSLKPPCNGQNDAAGARRTLSLRRKTTQLLLLAPLVLSQSVWAQRMTLKECIAQALQTHPQVKLAQSQLDAATARLRQAKAQLRPELTFTGTHRQQGPTVSFFVPQPPPLPPREVTVVRDQVRNLNLELQQNIYDGGRFTATIRGASHLVNAADEGVRSVQAQLILRVTQAYADVLASQAFEEVARQSVERVQAVLKVAQARFEAGTAPKFDVLRAEAELATAQEQLLSAQNAVALAKAALNQLLGRPTDAPVELEPLPEPLMAEPTALRSEPFLRQALANRPELRSAEWQIKAAQERVNFAKADKNLLAFLTGNYQRQTATGFSRDYAWGINLIVQLPIFDSGRRESVLQEQEALLRQASAQREQLERQIALEVEEAVRNYQIALQRLNTARAALKSAEEAYRLAQVRYEAGAGTQVEVLDAQVALTSARANEVRALYDAHKAFAQLVYATGLSDAEVRRMLVALGRSDGNALTQATNMPNRTKGGEGR, encoded by the coding sequence ATGCGGTCGCGTCGGTCTCTGAAGCCGCCGTGTAACGGGCAGAACGATGCTGCAGGGGCAAGGCGCACTTTGTCCCTGCGGCGCAAGACGACCCAATTGCTACTACTTGCCCCGCTGGTGCTGAGCCAATCGGTGTGGGCGCAACGGATGACGCTCAAGGAGTGCATCGCGCAAGCGTTGCAGACACACCCGCAAGTGAAACTGGCACAGAGTCAATTGGACGCTGCCACTGCCCGGTTGCGTCAAGCCAAAGCCCAACTGCGTCCTGAACTGACCTTCACAGGCACGCACCGCCAGCAAGGTCCGACGGTCAGTTTCTTCGTCCCCCAGCCGCCACCGCTGCCGCCCCGCGAGGTCACTGTCGTCCGCGACCAAGTGCGCAACCTGAACTTGGAGCTGCAGCAAAACATCTACGACGGCGGACGGTTCACGGCGACCATTCGCGGTGCCAGCCATTTGGTCAACGCCGCTGACGAGGGCGTGCGGTCGGTGCAGGCTCAACTGATTTTGCGCGTCACGCAAGCCTATGCCGATGTCTTGGCATCCCAAGCCTTTGAGGAAGTTGCCCGTCAATCGGTGGAACGCGTGCAAGCCGTGCTGAAAGTGGCGCAAGCGCGCTTTGAGGCGGGCACCGCACCCAAATTTGATGTCCTGCGGGCAGAAGCGGAGTTGGCGACGGCGCAAGAGCAACTGCTTTCGGCGCAAAACGCTGTCGCCTTGGCGAAAGCCGCACTCAACCAACTGTTGGGGCGTCCCACAGACGCGCCCGTTGAGTTGGAGCCGTTGCCTGAACCGTTGATGGCGGAGCCGACAGCGTTGCGCTCCGAACCGTTTTTGCGCCAAGCCTTGGCGAACCGCCCTGAACTACGCTCCGCTGAATGGCAAATCAAAGCCGCTCAAGAGCGGGTCAACTTCGCCAAAGCCGACAAAAACTTGTTGGCGTTTTTGACGGGTAACTACCAGCGGCAGACAGCGACGGGTTTTTCCCGCGATTACGCGTGGGGCATCAACCTGATCGTGCAGTTGCCCATCTTTGACAGCGGACGGCGCGAAAGTGTCTTGCAGGAACAAGAGGCGCTGCTGCGACAAGCGTCGGCTCAACGGGAGCAATTGGAACGGCAAATCGCGTTGGAAGTGGAAGAAGCCGTTCGCAATTACCAAATTGCGCTGCAACGCCTGAACACGGCGCGGGCGGCGTTGAAGTCCGCCGAGGAAGCCTACCGGCTGGCGCAGGTGCGCTACGAAGCGGGCGCAGGCACCCAAGTGGAAGTCTTGGACGCTCAAGTCGCGCTGACCAGCGCCCGCGCCAATGAGGTGCGCGCCCTCTACGATGCCCACAAGGCCTTCGCCCAACTCGTTTACGCGACAGGGTTGAGCGACGCTGAAGTCCGCAGGATGCTGGTGGCGCTCGGACGCAGCGACGGCAACGCATTAACGCAAGCGACGAACATGCCGAACCGCACTAAGGGAGGCGAAGGGCGATGA